From a region of the Pseudoclavibacter endophyticus genome:
- a CDS encoding acetyl-CoA carboxylase biotin carboxyl carrier protein yields the protein MTGKLASFLSDDDMKYLTTLIDSLERSGVDFFELKVDGLQVTLGKGEPPSAPQPAITGPAAQPVVAQAAPADAAPAVASRAASAPRQEAPTPAAAESPAGVEIVAPLMGVFYAQAEPGAPAFVTVGSRVTSDTTVGLVEVMKTFAPVPAGVEGTIVEVCVQDSELVEFGQRLFVVRLDGGE from the coding sequence ATGACCGGCAAACTGGCGTCGTTCCTCAGCGACGACGACATGAAGTACCTGACGACGCTGATCGACAGTCTGGAGCGTTCCGGCGTCGACTTCTTCGAGCTCAAGGTCGATGGGCTCCAGGTGACGCTCGGGAAGGGCGAGCCGCCCTCGGCGCCGCAGCCCGCGATCACGGGACCCGCTGCGCAGCCGGTTGTCGCCCAGGCGGCACCCGCCGACGCGGCGCCTGCCGTCGCGTCCAGGGCAGCGAGCGCGCCCCGGCAGGAGGCACCAACACCGGCTGCCGCCGAGAGCCCGGCCGGAGTGGAGATCGTCGCGCCGCTCATGGGCGTGTTCTATGCCCAGGCGGAGCCCGGAGCGCCCGCCTTCGTCACCGTCGGGTCGCGTGTCACGAGCGACACGACCGTCGGCCTCGTGGAGGTCATGAAGACGTTCGCCCCTGTCCCGGCGGGCGTTGAGGGCACAATCGTCGAGGTGTGCGTGCAGGACTCGGAGCTCGTCGAGTTCGGCCAGCGGCTCTTCGTCGTGCGCCTCGACGGAGGTGAGTGA
- a CDS encoding acetyl-CoA carboxylase biotin carboxylase subunit, whose amino-acid sequence MAISRVLIANRGEIAVRVIRACQELGIETVAVVSEADRESLAATLADRTIAIGPAPPSESYLRVPTIVTAAVATGADAIHPGYGFLAENPELADACREAGVTLVGPTAEHMRLMGDKLTARRLARDAGVPVLAGSEKIATASEAAEIADRVGLPVMMKASAGGGGRGMKIVRERDHLADAFTAASAEARSAFGDSTLYVERYISNARHIEVQVVGDSHGNVVHLGDRDCSVQRRHQKVIEEAPAFRVPEEVRASMRDSAVLLAGNIGYVGAGTVEFIYDEDAKQYFFLEMNTRIQVEHPISEMITGIDLIQEQFRVADGLELSFAQNEVVFRGHAIECRVTAEIPEQDFRPNAGEIDVWRPPAGPNIRVDTHCFEGYVVPIYYDSLLAKLIVYAPDRARAITRMVSALQRFQVQGIETSIPFLHYVMGSDQFGVGAVNTGLVEELLPNFIAPERATLAS is encoded by the coding sequence ATGGCGATCTCGCGAGTGCTCATCGCGAATCGTGGTGAGATCGCGGTCCGCGTGATCCGGGCATGCCAGGAGCTGGGCATCGAGACCGTCGCCGTGGTGTCGGAGGCCGACCGCGAGAGCCTGGCGGCCACCCTCGCCGATCGAACGATCGCGATCGGCCCGGCGCCACCGTCCGAAAGCTATCTCCGGGTGCCGACGATCGTCACGGCCGCCGTCGCCACGGGCGCCGATGCGATCCACCCCGGGTACGGCTTTCTCGCCGAGAACCCCGAGCTCGCGGACGCTTGTCGGGAGGCTGGCGTCACGCTGGTCGGGCCGACGGCGGAGCACATGCGGCTGATGGGCGACAAGCTCACGGCAAGGCGGCTCGCCCGCGATGCCGGGGTGCCCGTGCTCGCCGGCTCCGAGAAGATCGCCACGGCGAGCGAGGCGGCCGAGATCGCTGATCGGGTCGGGCTCCCCGTCATGATGAAGGCGTCGGCCGGTGGCGGCGGTCGCGGCATGAAGATCGTCCGGGAACGCGACCACCTGGCCGACGCTTTCACGGCCGCGTCGGCGGAAGCTCGGTCGGCCTTCGGTGACTCCACCCTCTACGTCGAGCGCTACATCTCGAACGCTCGGCATATCGAGGTGCAAGTCGTCGGCGACAGCCACGGCAATGTCGTGCACCTCGGCGACCGTGACTGCTCTGTGCAACGCCGGCACCAGAAGGTGATCGAGGAGGCCCCCGCGTTCCGGGTCCCGGAGGAGGTCCGCGCGAGCATGCGCGACTCGGCAGTGCTCCTCGCCGGCAACATCGGCTACGTCGGCGCCGGCACCGTCGAGTTCATCTACGACGAGGACGCGAAACAGTACTTCTTCCTCGAGATGAACACGCGGATCCAAGTTGAGCATCCGATCAGTGAGATGATCACCGGGATCGATCTCATCCAGGAGCAATTCCGCGTCGCCGACGGCCTGGAGCTGAGCTTCGCGCAGAACGAGGTGGTCTTCCGGGGCCACGCGATCGAGTGCCGCGTGACCGCCGAAATCCCCGAGCAGGACTTCCGGCCGAACGCCGGCGAAATCGACGTCTGGAGGCCGCCTGCCGGACCGAACATCCGCGTCGACACCCACTGCTTCGAGGGGTACGTGGTCCCCATCTACTACGACTCGCTCCTGGCGAAGCTGATCGTGTATGCGCCGGACCGTGCTCGAGCAATTACGCGCATGGTGAGCGCCCTTCAACGCTTTCAGGTGCAAGGAATCGAAACAAGCATCCCATTCCTCCATTACGTCATGGGCAGTGATCAATTCGGGGTGGGTGCCGTGAACACCGGCCTTGTCGAGGAATTACTGCCGAATTTCATCGCACCGGAGCGGGCGACGCTCGCGTCATAA
- a CDS encoding ABC transporter permease: MKAFLFYVGNLLLSSIVLLLVVITILFLLLEIAPGDPVQTLVGDTPVSPAFREQITASFGLDRPIWERYFVYVGNVFTGNLGVSFGTHATPVSDLIGDRIWNTVALAVPSIILSTIGSIFLGVVAARTRRPWLDKLVSGGSVAFFSIPNFWLGLMLIVLFAMTLGWLPVQGMGPYGQEGIYPAYLVLPLITMATSELAYKTRIMRSSMIESLGQDYIDTARSKGLSMRRVIWNHAFPNALLPMVTVIGYSLGYILAGSVLVEQVFGWPGMGLLFLNAVHRQDNFVVLGVVIVLTVTILAVNIVTDIFYGIVDPRLRARFRMGGGAPTKRGGMGGDTPDGSAESNLLSTTKIGTSA; this comes from the coding sequence GTGAAGGCTTTTCTCTTCTACGTGGGAAATTTGCTGCTCTCATCCATTGTGCTGTTACTCGTGGTGATCACGATTCTGTTTCTGCTGCTGGAAATCGCCCCTGGCGATCCGGTGCAGACGCTCGTAGGTGATACCCCCGTCTCGCCAGCGTTCCGTGAGCAGATCACCGCCTCGTTCGGCCTGGACCGTCCGATCTGGGAACGCTATTTCGTGTACGTGGGCAATGTGTTCACCGGCAACCTCGGCGTCTCCTTCGGAACGCACGCCACGCCGGTGAGCGACCTCATCGGCGACCGCATCTGGAACACCGTCGCGCTCGCCGTGCCCTCGATCATCCTCTCGACGATCGGCTCGATCTTCCTCGGCGTCGTCGCGGCTCGCACGCGCCGGCCGTGGCTCGACAAGCTGGTGTCCGGCGGCTCGGTCGCGTTCTTCTCCATCCCGAACTTCTGGCTCGGCCTCATGCTCATCGTGCTGTTCGCGATGACGCTCGGGTGGCTGCCGGTGCAGGGCATGGGCCCGTACGGCCAGGAGGGCATCTACCCGGCGTACCTCGTGCTGCCGCTCATCACGATGGCCACCAGCGAACTCGCGTACAAGACCCGCATCATGCGGTCGTCGATGATCGAGTCGCTGGGGCAGGACTACATCGACACGGCGCGATCGAAGGGACTGTCCATGCGCCGAGTCATCTGGAACCACGCGTTCCCGAACGCCCTCCTGCCCATGGTCACCGTCATCGGCTACAGCCTTGGCTACATTCTCGCCGGATCGGTGCTCGTCGAGCAGGTGTTTGGCTGGCCGGGCATGGGTTTGCTGTTCCTCAACGCGGTGCACCGCCAGGACAACTTCGTCGTGCTCGGCGTCGTGATCGTGCTTACCGTCACGATCCTGGCCGTGAACATCGTCACCGACATCTTCTACGGCATTGTCGACCCGCGCCTCCGAGCCCGATTCCGCATGGGCGGCGGCGCCCCGACGAAGCGCGGCGGCATGGGCGGCGACACGCCGGACGGGTCCGCCGAGAGCAACCTCCTCTCGACAACGAAGATCGGAACATCAGCATGA
- a CDS encoding ABC transporter permease: protein MTVQERQTKRDKKRASQADATGTVPLPVVRPKGRRDTTTRVFLGMPTARIFIPLLLLMIAVTFIGPLLYPGDPEATAYPTLLPPGSDGLLFGSDNLGRDYLARVLQGGSVSLLVGVGVALLCLTVALIVGGLAGYFGGWVDMMLVKISEFFQVIPGIVLALVAAAILGANMWLIVIILSITMWPSVARIVRSEAMRIRQLGYVESQRAAGFSAVRIIWSDVLPNAMPPILVATTMTVARAILAESALSFLGIGDANNPSWGALLNQAQAHMQTGWWLALLPGLCIFIVVLAINLLGDALNDALNPMLGRVK, encoded by the coding sequence ATGACGGTGCAGGAACGTCAGACGAAACGCGACAAGAAGCGGGCCTCACAGGCCGACGCGACCGGCACGGTGCCTCTGCCGGTCGTGCGCCCCAAAGGACGCCGAGACACCACGACTCGCGTCTTCCTCGGCATGCCCACCGCACGGATCTTCATCCCGCTGCTGCTGCTGATGATCGCGGTGACGTTCATCGGCCCGCTGCTCTATCCGGGCGATCCCGAGGCGACCGCCTACCCGACCCTGCTGCCCCCCGGCAGCGATGGCCTCCTGTTCGGAAGCGACAACCTGGGCAGGGACTACCTCGCCCGTGTACTCCAGGGCGGGAGCGTCTCCCTGCTCGTCGGCGTCGGCGTCGCGCTCCTCTGCTTGACGGTTGCGCTCATCGTCGGAGGTCTTGCGGGGTACTTCGGCGGATGGGTCGACATGATGCTCGTCAAGATCTCCGAGTTCTTCCAGGTCATCCCCGGCATCGTGCTTGCCCTCGTCGCGGCGGCGATCCTCGGTGCGAACATGTGGCTGATCGTCATCATCCTGTCGATCACCATGTGGCCGTCCGTCGCGAGGATCGTCCGCTCAGAGGCCATGCGCATCCGCCAGCTCGGTTACGTCGAATCGCAGCGCGCGGCCGGCTTCAGCGCCGTTCGCATCATCTGGTCGGACGTGCTGCCGAACGCGATGCCGCCGATCCTCGTTGCGACCACCATGACCGTGGCGCGGGCGATTCTGGCCGAGTCAGCCCTGTCGTTCCTCGGCATCGGCGACGCCAACAACCCCAGTTGGGGCGCGCTGCTGAACCAGGCGCAGGCTCACATGCAGACGGGCTGGTGGCTCGCGCTGCTGCCCGGCCTGTGCATCTTCATCGTCGTGCTTGCCATCAACCTGCTCGGTGACGCCCTCAATGACGCGCTCAACCCAATGCTCGGGAGGGTCAAGTGA
- a CDS encoding ABC transporter ATP-binding protein: MNTNATLENSPTGAGAGGAGDAPLVEAQNLRVWLPTGRRDGIQAVRNVSLRVAAGERVGIVGESGSGKSVTGRALSGLLPTNPRVRVEGSIRFRDGEEMVGASAKDWNDVRSRRVGMIFQDPLTFLNPVMRIGRQVAESIDPRRVDLPVRDEVLRVLETVGLTDVETLVDRYPHELSGGMRQRVLIAIAIAKRPDLLIADEPTTALDATVQRRVLATLDDAVSRLGTSLVLISHDLAVVGSMTDRISVMYSGRIVESGTTNEVLTAPKHPYTQALLRSVRSLTDPDTELWSIPPSLRREIDEHVALEAKEDEYEA, encoded by the coding sequence GTGAACACGAACGCTACGCTCGAGAACTCACCGACCGGTGCAGGTGCCGGGGGCGCGGGAGATGCGCCCCTCGTGGAGGCGCAGAACCTGCGCGTCTGGCTTCCGACCGGGCGGCGCGATGGAATTCAGGCGGTGCGCAACGTCTCGCTGCGCGTCGCGGCGGGAGAGCGGGTCGGCATCGTTGGCGAGTCCGGATCGGGGAAATCGGTCACGGGCAGGGCGCTTTCGGGGCTCCTGCCGACCAACCCGCGCGTGCGTGTGGAAGGGTCGATCCGCTTCCGGGACGGCGAGGAGATGGTCGGCGCCTCTGCCAAGGACTGGAACGACGTTCGTTCTCGCCGCGTCGGCATGATCTTCCAGGACCCGCTTACATTCCTCAACCCGGTCATGAGGATCGGGAGACAGGTCGCGGAGTCGATCGATCCGAGGCGCGTCGATCTCCCGGTTCGCGATGAAGTCCTTCGCGTCCTCGAGACGGTCGGGCTCACCGACGTCGAGACCCTCGTCGACCGATACCCGCACGAACTCAGCGGTGGCATGCGCCAACGCGTGCTGATCGCCATCGCGATCGCGAAACGGCCCGACCTGCTCATCGCCGACGAGCCGACGACGGCGCTCGACGCGACCGTGCAGCGGCGCGTGCTGGCGACGCTCGACGATGCGGTCTCGCGACTTGGCACCTCGCTCGTGCTGATCTCGCACGACCTCGCGGTCGTCGGATCGATGACCGACCGCATCTCCGTCATGTACTCGGGGCGCATCGTCGAATCCGGGACCACGAACGAGGTGCTGACGGCACCGAAGCATCCCTATACGCAGGCGTTGCTGCGCAGCGTACGCAGCCTCACCGACCCGGACACTGAACTCTGGTCGATTCCGCCGTCGCTGCGGCGCGAGATCGACGAGCACGTCGCCCTCGAGGCGAAGGAGGACGAATATGAGGCTTGA
- a CDS encoding ABC transporter ATP-binding protein has protein sequence MRLEAISATKTFRGRRGAAPVNAVNAASIVAEPGRFIAIVGESGSGKSTLARMLLGLIPVTEGHIELDGVPIATMNRSQRQHFRTSVQAVLQDPAGSLNPRKTVGRAIGEIIQLHRMASTRAEVREKIEEVLELVRLTPASAYLDRYPSELSGGQRQRVLIARAIALDPRIIVADECVSALDASVKAGVLRLLRGLTERIGVGYVFITHDLPVVKKVADEVHVMRHGEIVESGTTEQIFNAPAHPYTKSLLESELTLDAIA, from the coding sequence ATGAGGCTTGAAGCGATCTCAGCCACCAAGACGTTCCGCGGGCGGCGCGGCGCGGCGCCTGTCAATGCCGTCAACGCGGCCTCGATCGTCGCCGAACCGGGGCGCTTCATCGCCATCGTCGGCGAGAGCGGCTCCGGCAAGAGCACGCTCGCCCGCATGCTGCTCGGTCTCATTCCGGTGACTGAGGGACACATCGAGCTCGACGGCGTGCCGATCGCCACGATGAACCGTTCCCAGCGCCAGCACTTTCGCACCAGCGTGCAGGCGGTGCTGCAGGACCCCGCCGGCTCGCTCAATCCGCGAAAGACCGTTGGGCGGGCCATCGGCGAGATCATCCAACTGCACCGCATGGCCTCGACCAGGGCGGAGGTGCGCGAGAAGATCGAAGAAGTTCTGGAACTCGTGCGGCTGACGCCGGCAAGTGCATACCTCGACCGCTACCCGAGCGAGCTCTCGGGAGGGCAGCGGCAACGCGTGCTGATCGCCCGTGCGATCGCGCTCGACCCGCGCATCATCGTGGCCGACGAGTGCGTGTCGGCGCTCGACGCGTCCGTGAAGGCGGGCGTATTGCGCCTGCTTCGCGGACTCACCGAGCGCATCGGCGTCGGATACGTCTTCATCACCCACGACTTGCCCGTCGTGAAGAAGGTCGCCGACGAGGTGCACGTCATGCGCCACGGCGAGATCGTCGAATCGGGCACGACGGAGCAGATCTTCAACGCCCCCGCGCATCCCTACACCAAGAGCCTGCTCGAATCGGAGCTCACGCTCGACGCCATCGCCTGA
- a CDS encoding ABC transporter substrate-binding protein: MIPLRKTRVAVVAAGAATLMALTACAGGGPDAAGAERVYVQAIATDPESLNPQLTNGASVSMLGAPILEPLIGQTGEFERFPMLAESWEFSDDGLEFTMDVRQGVTWHDGEPFTAEDVKFNFDEIMPLNTYGPAMTDKITETEIVDESTVTLHFSEQYGPLLQTLSLMVLLPKHIYEGTDYITNPANMAPIGTGPMVFESYSSGRELVYVKNENYWGGDVPVDRAIYPMMPDPNTRTLALVAGEIDSAEVDASQMHQIAENPNLVHLETGNVPQSVVLEMNAQNEYLSTPEVRAAVYAAIDRQEITDVAIGGLGEPATGFLPPSLEWALSPDVDFERDFPRDIDAINTALDEAGYPVGPDGTRFTLNLKYIVSLADTALAAEQLVSMLGDVSIGVNLESVESAVFTDQVYTQSSFDIALLRTTVSADPSLGVSRWYTCNPDKMAARNPSGICDPEIDAAAAGALSTIDEAERSEHLQAMQVRAKELIFFAPLAWTHAGFPTVSTERWDGLDTFSDTTRSTTLDWMGLEWKG; encoded by the coding sequence GTGATTCCCCTAAGAAAGACCAGAGTCGCCGTCGTGGCCGCCGGCGCGGCCACGCTCATGGCGTTGACGGCCTGCGCCGGAGGCGGTCCGGATGCCGCGGGGGCCGAGCGCGTGTACGTGCAGGCCATCGCGACCGATCCCGAGAGCCTCAACCCGCAGCTCACGAACGGCGCGTCGGTTTCAATGCTCGGCGCGCCCATCCTTGAACCGCTCATCGGCCAGACCGGCGAGTTCGAGCGATTCCCGATGCTCGCCGAGTCGTGGGAGTTCAGCGACGATGGACTCGAGTTCACGATGGACGTGCGGCAGGGGGTGACGTGGCACGACGGTGAGCCGTTCACGGCCGAGGATGTGAAGTTCAACTTCGACGAGATCATGCCGCTCAATACCTATGGTCCGGCGATGACCGACAAGATCACCGAGACCGAGATCGTCGATGAGAGCACCGTCACGCTGCACTTCAGCGAACAGTACGGCCCGCTGCTGCAGACGCTGTCGCTCATGGTGCTGCTGCCGAAGCACATCTACGAGGGAACCGACTACATCACCAACCCGGCCAACATGGCGCCGATCGGCACGGGGCCGATGGTCTTCGAGTCGTACTCGTCCGGCCGCGAGCTCGTGTATGTGAAGAACGAGAACTACTGGGGCGGCGACGTGCCGGTCGATCGAGCCATCTACCCGATGATGCCCGACCCGAACACGCGCACGCTCGCGCTCGTCGCCGGCGAGATCGACTCGGCCGAGGTCGACGCGTCACAGATGCACCAGATCGCCGAGAATCCCAATCTCGTGCACCTCGAGACGGGCAACGTGCCGCAGTCGGTCGTGCTCGAGATGAACGCGCAGAACGAGTACCTCTCGACACCCGAAGTGCGCGCCGCCGTCTATGCCGCAATCGACCGTCAGGAGATCACGGATGTCGCGATCGGCGGGCTTGGCGAGCCGGCAACAGGCTTTCTGCCGCCGTCACTTGAATGGGCCCTGAGCCCGGACGTCGACTTCGAGCGCGACTTCCCGCGTGACATCGACGCGATCAACACCGCGCTCGATGAGGCCGGCTACCCGGTCGGCCCCGACGGCACGCGTTTCACGCTGAACCTCAAGTACATCGTGTCGCTTGCCGACACGGCGCTCGCTGCCGAGCAGCTCGTCTCCATGCTGGGGGACGTCAGCATTGGCGTGAACCTCGAATCGGTCGAGTCTGCAGTGTTCACCGACCAGGTGTATACGCAGAGCAGCTTCGACATCGCGCTGCTGCGCACGACGGTGTCGGCCGACCCGAGCCTCGGCGTCTCGCGCTGGTACACGTGCAACCCCGACAAGATGGCGGCGCGCAACCCGTCCGGCATTTGCGACCCCGAGATCGACGCGGCCGCAGCGGGTGCGCTGTCGACGATCGACGAGGCCGAGCGCAGTGAGCACCTGCAGGCCATGCAGGTGCGCGCGAAGGAACTGATCTTCTTCGCGCCGCTCGCGTGGACGCACGCGGGATTCCCCACGGTGAGCACCGAGCGCTGGGACGGGCTCGACACGTTCAGCGACACGACCCGATCGACAACCCTCGACTGGATGGGCCTGGAATGGAAGGGCTAG
- a CDS encoding ABC transporter substrate-binding protein — translation MLKRKHSIFSAIAAGAAAVMALTACAGGAGNAAGGERVYVQAISADPESLNPQLTNGAAVTALAAPILEPLVGQTGDFEIVPLLADSWEFSDDGLDLTLHLHEGVTWHDGEPFTAEDVKFNFDEIMPLNTYGPAMTDKITETEVVDEHTVVVHMSEQYGPMMQTLSLMVLLPEHVYEGTDYITNPANTEPIGTGPLVFESFQSGRELVYVKNENYWGGEVQVDRAIFPIMPDPNTRTLALISGEIDSAEVDASQMDQIEQNPNLVHLEDGFVPQSMVLEMNAQNEYLSTPEVRSALFAAIDRQQISDVAIGGLGEPTEGFLPDSLSWAVSPEVNFSEDFPRDIDAINTALDEAGYPVGPDGTRFTLNLTYITELADTALAAEQLVSMLGEVGIGVSLQSVTSPVFTDQVYTQSDFDIALLRTTVSADPSLGVARWYTCNPDKMAARNPSGICDPEIDAAAAGALSTIDEAERGQHLQTMQVRAKELMFFAPLAWTHAGFPTVNTERWSGLEDRPKGSVVDFTQIEWVG, via the coding sequence ATGTTGAAACGAAAGCACTCGATATTCTCCGCCATCGCCGCAGGGGCAGCCGCGGTCATGGCGCTCACCGCCTGCGCGGGAGGAGCCGGCAACGCGGCGGGCGGCGAGCGCGTCTACGTGCAGGCCATCTCCGCCGACCCGGAGAGCCTCAACCCGCAGCTCACGAACGGCGCGGCAGTGACTGCGCTGGCGGCCCCGATACTCGAGCCGCTCGTCGGTCAGACGGGCGACTTCGAGATCGTGCCGCTGCTCGCCGACTCGTGGGAGTTCAGCGATGACGGGCTCGATCTCACGCTTCACCTCCACGAGGGGGTGACGTGGCACGACGGTGAGCCGTTCACGGCCGAGGATGTGAAGTTCAACTTCGACGAGATCATGCCGCTCAACACCTATGGCCCGGCGATGACCGACAAGATCACCGAGACCGAGGTCGTCGACGAGCACACGGTCGTCGTGCATATGAGCGAACAGTACGGGCCGATGATGCAGACGCTGTCGCTCATGGTGCTGCTGCCGGAACACGTCTACGAGGGCACCGACTACATCACGAACCCGGCCAACACCGAGCCCATCGGCACCGGCCCCCTCGTGTTCGAGTCGTTCCAGTCGGGCCGTGAGCTCGTGTACGTCAAGAACGAGAACTACTGGGGCGGCGAGGTCCAGGTCGACCGCGCCATCTTCCCGATCATGCCCGACCCGAACACGCGCACCCTCGCGCTCATCTCCGGCGAGATCGACTCGGCCGAGGTCGACGCGTCGCAGATGGACCAGATCGAACAGAATCCGAATCTCGTGCACCTGGAAGACGGATTCGTGCCACAGTCGATGGTGCTCGAGATGAACGCGCAGAACGAGTACCTCTCGACGCCCGAGGTGCGAAGCGCCCTCTTCGCAGCAATCGACCGCCAGCAGATCTCCGATGTAGCGATCGGTGGGCTCGGCGAGCCCACAGAAGGATTCCTGCCGGATTCGCTGTCGTGGGCCGTCAGCCCAGAGGTGAACTTCTCGGAGGATTTCCCGCGTGACATCGACGCGATCAACACCGCGCTCGACGAGGCCGGCTACCCGGTCGGCCCCGACGGCACGCGTTTCACGCTGAACCTCACGTACATCACCGAGCTCGCCGACACGGCGCTCGCGGCGGAGCAGCTCGTCTCGATGCTCGGTGAGGTTGGCATCGGCGTGAGCCTGCAGTCGGTCACGTCCCCCGTGTTCACCGACCAGGTCTACACGCAGAGCGATTTCGATATCGCGCTGCTGCGCACGACGGTGTCGGCCGACCCGAGCCTCGGCGTCGCACGGTGGTACACGTGCAACCCCGACAAGATGGCGGCGCGCAACCCGTCCGGTATCTGCGACCCCGAGATCGACGCGGCCGCAGCGGGTGCGCTTTCGACGATCGACGAGGCCGAGCGAGGCCAGCACCTGCAGACCATGCAGGTGCGGGCGAAGGAACTCATGTTCTTCGCGCCGCTCGCGTGGACGCACGCGGGCTTCCCGACGGTCAACACCGAGCGCTGGTCGGGTCTCGAAGATCGACCGAAGGGCAGCGTGGTCGACTTCACGCAGATCGAGTGGGTCGGCTAG
- a CDS encoding IclR family transcriptional regulator — protein sequence MPVPLREEAVGHATHDLGPRSVVDRALSILAAFHGTDRPLSLSDISRRCSLPIATCYRIVLRLVNWGALERDEDNHYRIGLRLWEIASLAPRSVGLQRIARPHLLALYEATGCAAHLAVREGAECVSIDRIQNPRRPTARPRTGNRYPMHPTAIGLVLLAHAPDDIRGFVMAGNLDELTPRTTTAPDELLRELDRIRTAGYAITDRQVDHKHVSVAAPVRSRAGEVVAAVSLSYEFDGKTAAESLVPIVCHAASQISRAIARRGAAEAA from the coding sequence ATGCCTGTGCCTTTGAGGGAAGAAGCTGTGGGGCACGCGACCCACGATCTCGGGCCGCGATCGGTCGTCGACCGCGCCTTGAGCATCCTGGCCGCCTTCCACGGCACCGATCGGCCGCTCTCGCTCAGCGACATCAGTCGCCGCTGCAGTCTGCCCATCGCAACGTGCTATCGCATCGTGCTCCGCCTCGTGAACTGGGGCGCGCTCGAGCGCGACGAGGACAATCACTATCGCATCGGCCTGCGCCTGTGGGAGATCGCCTCGCTCGCGCCACGGTCGGTCGGGTTGCAGCGCATCGCGCGCCCGCATCTGCTCGCGCTCTATGAGGCGACGGGATGCGCGGCCCACCTCGCCGTGCGCGAGGGCGCGGAGTGCGTTTCGATCGACCGGATCCAGAACCCGCGGCGCCCAACGGCCCGGCCGCGCACGGGCAACAGGTACCCGATGCATCCGACCGCCATCGGCCTCGTCCTCCTCGCCCACGCGCCGGACGACATCCGCGGCTTCGTCATGGCGGGCAATCTCGACGAGTTGACGCCGCGCACAACGACCGCCCCCGATGAGCTGCTCCGAGAGCTCGACCGCATCCGCACGGCCGGCTATGCGATCACCGACCGTCAGGTCGACCACAAGCACGTGAGCGTGGCCGCGCCCGTACGCTCGCGCGCCGGCGAGGTCGTGGCCGCCGTGTCGCTCTCGTACGAATTCGACGGCAAGACGGCCGCGGAGAGCCTTGTGCCGATCGTCTGCCACGCCGCGAGCCAGATCTCGAGGGCCATCGCCCGTCGGGGCGCGGCCGAGGCCGCGTAG
- a CDS encoding IclR family transcriptional regulator domain-containing protein, with protein sequence MAETNGRDRIQSIERGVAVLRAFSGHEISLTVADIASRVGLARPVVRRILITFEHLGYAIVANGAWRLTPKVLEIGSGYFSASSLPEISYGYMSSLADATGATCSVGVLDGFEVIHVARIEAQRPLPDAVRIGQHLPSHATATGHVLLAGQTPEAVDALIREAGDLEAFTPQTIVDGDALRARVDEVRSRGFDVSNEEYLPGQVAAAVPIAVGDEVVGALTLSSTTVRQTERSLTEEAVPRMLESAAGIASAYRNANPHLFRR encoded by the coding sequence ATGGCCGAGACCAACGGGCGAGACCGCATTCAGAGCATCGAGCGCGGTGTCGCCGTACTCCGCGCCTTCTCGGGACACGAGATTTCGCTGACGGTCGCCGACATCGCCTCGCGGGTCGGTCTCGCACGTCCGGTCGTGCGGCGTATCCTCATCACGTTCGAGCACCTCGGGTACGCGATCGTCGCCAACGGGGCCTGGCGGCTCACGCCGAAGGTGCTCGAGATCGGTTCGGGGTACTTCTCGGCATCGTCCTTGCCCGAGATCTCGTACGGCTACATGTCGTCGCTGGCCGACGCGACCGGAGCGACCTGCAGCGTCGGCGTGCTCGACGGTTTCGAGGTCATCCACGTCGCCCGCATCGAGGCGCAGCGGCCGCTGCCCGATGCCGTGCGCATCGGCCAGCACCTGCCCTCGCACGCGACGGCGACGGGGCACGTGCTGCTCGCCGGGCAGACGCCGGAGGCGGTCGACGCGCTGATCCGAGAGGCCGGCGACCTGGAGGCGTTCACGCCGCAGACGATCGTCGACGGTGACGCGCTCAGGGCGCGCGTCGACGAGGTGCGGTCACGCGGGTTCGACGTCTCGAACGAGGAGTACCTGCCCGGGCAGGTCGCTGCGGCCGTGCCCATCGCGGTAGGCGACGAAGTCGTCGGCGCCCTGACGCTGTCGTCGACGACCGTGCGGCAGACAGAGCGTTCGCTCACCGAGGAGGCGGTCCCACGGATGCTCGAGAGTGCCGCCGGCATCGCGAGCGCCTACCGCAACGCCAACCCGCACCTGTTCAGACGCTAG